In one Streptomyces sp. T12 genomic region, the following are encoded:
- a CDS encoding FUSC family protein, which produces MKGRAERTRILHRSVRVTLAASAGFYTFVHGLEEPVLALYALFAPISLGLLSPIPGSGRQRAEVMLKALPIGLLLVALGTVLAVETWAAVLGMLVVGFLLAFAAIAGPRPAGAAPGLQLFYILACFPPYESGTLGLRLAGLAFGVVVLALCELFLLPQPPDPTYRTALADALVTAGDTIAGRTVLSPEALREAGARLRLSHIPPAERPAGPGRAVRGLSQAGAAVRRLLEQLAHLTETGEFRAFVREGSGAAGECGGGRTATAAGRPLLQQVVFLCEETAAALRTGRAAPGPQPMDKAIDAFQRMRVRQVTGSADEAPTVQGPAPAPVPVPVPVLRRQAALLAVAESVRILEISVRVGLDGRRTPPIEPRELFWYTQAATPRLWARRITGNMTIRSVQFQNAVRIAVALAAARLVAGSLDLTHGFWVLLAVLTLSRTTVGETWTAIRRAVTGNLVGAVAAGALLIGLGRHTDAYAAILAPAMLIAFALGPLLGIAWAQGLFTLVVATAFAQIAPASWQLAEARIVDVVTGSAIGLLCAMLAWPAGARREVRRTMAGLLQECGPLIKGTVDTLTAVPPGSVPAPSTRPALHRLRLAESAYAQFRSEPGVDAPVRADWHAVLITAHHIVLGAQWLPRFDLPMAALPPDATDRARAGAHALAQTTDRLAALCLGRQPQPPETGPMPSEPTGLPLPALVDLDVWLRGLAVQLTRIEAGLPEAVRRAVRGTTDAGSAGAVLGPGGQGSRGVP; this is translated from the coding sequence GTGAAGGGCAGGGCGGAGCGGACGCGGATCCTGCACCGGTCGGTGCGGGTGACCCTCGCCGCGTCCGCGGGCTTCTACACCTTCGTCCACGGGCTCGAAGAACCGGTACTGGCGCTGTACGCCCTGTTCGCGCCGATCTCCCTCGGCCTGCTGTCCCCGATCCCCGGGTCCGGGCGGCAGCGGGCCGAGGTGATGCTCAAGGCGCTGCCCATCGGCCTGCTGCTGGTCGCGCTGGGGACGGTACTGGCAGTGGAGACCTGGGCAGCGGTGCTCGGCATGCTCGTCGTGGGCTTTCTCCTCGCCTTCGCGGCGATCGCGGGGCCGCGCCCGGCCGGAGCGGCGCCGGGACTCCAGCTCTTCTACATCCTGGCCTGCTTCCCGCCGTACGAATCCGGGACCCTCGGGCTACGGCTGGCCGGGCTCGCCTTCGGAGTGGTGGTGCTGGCGCTGTGCGAGCTGTTCCTGCTGCCCCAGCCGCCGGACCCGACGTACCGGACGGCCCTCGCGGACGCCCTGGTGACGGCCGGCGACACCATCGCCGGGCGCACCGTCCTGTCCCCCGAGGCCCTGCGGGAGGCCGGTGCTCGGCTGCGGCTGTCCCACATCCCGCCCGCGGAACGCCCCGCGGGCCCGGGCCGCGCTGTCCGCGGCCTCTCCCAGGCGGGGGCCGCCGTCCGCCGACTGCTCGAACAACTGGCCCATCTGACCGAGACCGGAGAGTTTCGCGCATTCGTCCGGGAGGGCTCCGGGGCGGCCGGCGAATGCGGCGGGGGCCGTACCGCCACGGCGGCCGGGCGGCCGCTGCTGCAGCAGGTGGTGTTCTTGTGCGAGGAGACCGCCGCAGCCCTGCGCACGGGTCGGGCTGCTCCCGGCCCGCAGCCGATGGACAAGGCCATCGACGCCTTCCAGCGGATGCGCGTACGGCAGGTGACGGGGTCCGCCGACGAGGCACCGACCGTGCAGGGACCAGCACCGGCACCTGTACCGGTGCCGGTGCCGGTGCTGCGTCGGCAGGCGGCGCTGCTGGCCGTCGCCGAGTCGGTGCGCATCCTGGAGATCTCCGTACGGGTCGGCCTCGACGGGCGGCGCACCCCGCCGATCGAGCCCCGGGAGCTCTTCTGGTACACGCAGGCCGCCACGCCCCGGCTGTGGGCGCGCCGGATCACCGGCAACATGACGATCCGTTCGGTGCAGTTCCAGAACGCCGTACGGATCGCGGTGGCTCTCGCCGCCGCACGGCTCGTCGCCGGTTCGCTCGACCTGACCCACGGCTTCTGGGTGCTGCTGGCGGTGCTGACGCTGAGCCGGACCACCGTCGGAGAGACCTGGACGGCCATCCGCCGGGCCGTCACCGGCAACCTGGTCGGCGCCGTCGCGGCGGGCGCCCTGCTCATCGGCCTCGGCCGGCACACCGACGCCTACGCCGCGATCCTCGCCCCGGCCATGCTGATCGCCTTCGCGCTCGGGCCGCTGCTCGGCATCGCCTGGGCGCAGGGCCTGTTCACGCTGGTGGTGGCCACCGCGTTCGCCCAGATCGCCCCGGCCTCCTGGCAACTGGCCGAGGCGCGGATCGTGGACGTGGTGACCGGCAGCGCCATCGGTCTGCTCTGCGCGATGCTCGCCTGGCCGGCCGGCGCGCGCAGAGAGGTGCGCAGAACCATGGCGGGGCTGCTGCAGGAGTGCGGCCCGCTGATCAAGGGCACCGTCGACACGCTGACCGCCGTGCCGCCCGGCTCGGTCCCGGCCCCGTCGACACGCCCCGCCCTGCACCGGCTGCGCCTGGCCGAGTCCGCCTACGCCCAGTTCCGCAGTGAACCGGGGGTCGACGCGCCGGTGCGCGCCGACTGGCACGCCGTACTCATCACCGCCCACCACATCGTGCTCGGCGCCCAGTGGCTGCCCCGTTTCGACCTGCCCATGGCCGCCCTGCCCCCGGATGCCACCGACCGGGCACGGGCCGGCGCCCACGCGCTCGCCCAGACCACCGACCGGCTCGCGGCGCTGTGCCTCGGCCGGCAACCGCAGCCGCCCGAGACCGGACCGATGCCCTCGGAGCCGACCGGACTGCCGCTGCCCGCGCTGGTCGACCTCGACGTGTGGCTGCGCGGCCTGGCCGTCCAGCTCACCCGTATCGAGGCGGGGTTGCCCGAGGCGGTTCGCCGGGCAGTGCGTGGCACGACGGACGCCGGGAGCGCGGGGGCCGTGCTCGGACCCGGCGGACAGGGAAGTCGGGGCGTGCCGTGA
- a CDS encoding SpoIIE family protein phosphatase — protein sequence MAGASHRGARAHDAIGETPDRRTSAAGHAGVFQDLLPLALWVVDADGRLAQWSLAAQDLLGHTPEQMVGQDARSVLVPEENRELADRLTRTLRTGAAVVARLPVRHRDGTVVDMEMWHCPIADGRGRMGVLAIAAETSAVERMRDALAALEGLFSQSPIGLAMLGPDLRFLRVNEALSRIDGVPVAEHVGRRVTEIAPGAGALESVMRQVLDRGEAVVDFRYISGASDPQRMRTWSCSYAPLLGGAGQRMGVIASLIDVTEGQRAHLEAERARQRLALLAEAGVQMGSTLDLTQTAQEVVRVLVPRLADSADVQLLEEAMAPDETAASAHGVVRRAAAAFTDPAAPADHLAVGMTMQVPPGSVYEQVIRAGHPMNLYLGDIGPLIPTPGAERLRAYLYDRVGAARLVPLVARGTVLGAVVVTRTRGREPFDDQDTLLIDELVARAALNIDNARMYSRERDAALTLQRSLMNTSLPTVSGLELTGRYLPAGDHEVGGDWFDAIALSDDRTALVIGDVMGHGIHAAAVMGQLRTAVRTLARRDTAPDQVLRSLDAAVADLGDNEMATCLYAVHDPATGHCLIARAGHPPPVIADERGTVAFLDGAAGPPLGVGRQDREVQRVLLPPRSLLVTYTDGLIETRGTDLDQGMRRLAQALRHCGRPLEEICDELMAHVMPEAADDDVAVLLARALPR from the coding sequence ATGGCCGGCGCGAGTCACCGCGGTGCACGTGCCCACGATGCGATCGGCGAAACGCCGGACCGGCGCACGTCCGCGGCGGGGCATGCGGGGGTGTTCCAGGACCTGCTCCCGCTCGCCCTGTGGGTGGTCGACGCCGACGGGCGCCTGGCGCAGTGGTCGCTGGCCGCGCAGGACCTGCTCGGTCACACGCCGGAGCAGATGGTGGGCCAGGACGCGCGGAGCGTACTCGTGCCCGAGGAGAACCGTGAGCTGGCCGACCGCCTGACCCGGACGCTGCGAACGGGCGCGGCGGTGGTCGCACGGCTGCCGGTCCGGCACCGCGACGGGACCGTGGTCGACATGGAGATGTGGCACTGTCCGATCGCGGACGGGCGGGGGCGCATGGGTGTGCTGGCCATCGCGGCGGAGACCTCCGCCGTGGAGCGGATGCGGGATGCGCTGGCCGCGCTGGAGGGGCTGTTCTCCCAGTCCCCGATCGGGCTGGCCATGCTCGGTCCCGACCTGCGTTTCCTGCGGGTCAACGAGGCCCTGTCCCGGATCGACGGCGTCCCGGTGGCGGAGCACGTCGGCAGACGCGTGACCGAGATCGCCCCCGGCGCCGGCGCGCTGGAGTCGGTGATGCGGCAGGTCCTCGACCGGGGTGAGGCGGTGGTCGACTTCCGCTACATTTCCGGCGCCTCGGACCCGCAGCGGATGCGGACGTGGTCGTGCTCCTACGCCCCCTTGCTCGGCGGGGCCGGTCAGCGGATGGGGGTGATCGCTTCGCTGATCGACGTCACGGAGGGGCAGCGGGCCCATCTGGAGGCGGAGCGGGCGCGGCAGCGGCTCGCGCTGCTGGCGGAGGCGGGTGTCCAGATGGGTTCCACCCTGGATCTGACGCAGACGGCGCAGGAGGTGGTGCGCGTCCTGGTGCCCCGGCTGGCCGACTCCGCCGACGTCCAGTTGCTGGAGGAGGCGATGGCCCCGGACGAGACCGCCGCGTCGGCGCACGGCGTGGTCCGGCGCGCCGCGGCGGCCTTCACCGATCCGGCCGCGCCGGCCGACCACCTCGCGGTCGGCATGACCATGCAGGTGCCGCCCGGATCGGTGTACGAGCAGGTCATCCGTGCCGGGCACCCCATGAACCTCTACCTGGGCGACATCGGCCCGCTGATCCCCACCCCCGGCGCCGAACGGCTGCGCGCGTACCTGTACGACCGCGTGGGCGCCGCGCGCCTGGTCCCGCTGGTGGCCCGGGGCACCGTGCTCGGGGCGGTGGTGGTGACCCGGACGCGCGGGCGGGAGCCGTTCGACGACCAGGACACGCTGCTGATCGACGAGCTGGTCGCCCGAGCCGCGCTGAACATCGACAACGCGCGCATGTACAGCCGGGAACGCGACGCGGCACTCACCCTCCAGCGCAGCCTGATGAACACCTCCCTGCCCACCGTCAGCGGACTGGAACTCACCGGGCGTTATCTGCCGGCCGGCGACCACGAGGTGGGCGGCGACTGGTTCGACGCCATCGCTCTGTCGGACGACCGGACCGCCCTGGTGATCGGAGACGTGATGGGGCACGGCATCCACGCCGCGGCGGTCATGGGCCAGCTGCGCACGGCGGTACGGACGCTGGCACGCCGGGACACGGCGCCCGACCAGGTGCTGCGCTCCCTGGACGCCGCCGTGGCCGACCTGGGCGACAACGAAATGGCCACCTGCCTGTACGCCGTTCACGATCCGGCCACCGGCCACTGCCTGATCGCCCGGGCGGGCCACCCGCCTCCGGTGATCGCCGACGAGCGAGGAACGGTCGCCTTCCTGGACGGAGCCGCGGGCCCGCCGCTCGGCGTGGGCAGGCAGGACCGCGAGGTCCAGCGGGTGCTCCTGCCGCCGCGCAGCCTCCTGGTGACCTACACCGACGGTCTGATCGAGACCCGCGGCACGGACCTCGACCAGGGCATGCGCCGACTGGCACAGGCACTGCGGCACTGCGGCCGTCCGCTGGAGGAGATCTGCGACGAGCTCATGGCCCACGTCATGCCCGAGGCCGCGGACGACGACGTGGCGGTACTCCTCGCCCGCGCACTCCCCCGGTGA
- a CDS encoding SpoIIE family protein phosphatase — protein sequence MHNTSPMSLSESPDDPFSVHRSASAVLDGRGRVVAWSEQATALLGYRADEVLGRLVREVLVDSADEALIAEATAACLREHGWFGLLPVLDRAGHRVYVGFRARRVQRTDSTAEWLLIGSLAEDIAQWEIDRAVLDGFFSRSPVGVAVLGPDLRVVRVNRAVARFGGLPTEAYRGHRTADFLLGADAELIEARLRRVLETGEPMIFAEQPCRLLRDPRKELIVSVSAFRMQDPSGRVLGVTEIVEDVTDRHRARRRLALLNEAGARIGSTLDVARTARELAEAAVPALADALSVDLLEPVPRGEEPAPDARGPLLRMAVRSIRPEALEVMYPEGHLFSFPEDTTPARCLAERRPVLEPLLESNRGWFSVDAARAEKALKLGVHSLMVVPLAARGVVLGVVCLWRSQRPEPFEEDDLTLAEEFAARAAVCIDNARRYTQQHNAAEALQRSLLPSEVPDHPAVETAHRYLPAHASAGVGGDWFDVIPLSGLRVALVVGDVVGHGMHASATMGRLRAAVHTLAHLDLAPDEVLARLDDLVDQLATEQRQTDGHTPQIVGATCLYAIYDPVSRHCALARAGHPPPTVLGPDGRVCPIDVPAGPPLGLGGLPFETAEVELDEGSLIALYSDGLLLADRRDIDQGLALLRSTLAGPFPSLEHTCKAVEDAMLPDRPADDVTLLLGRTRVLAAENVATWQLSTEPTAAGRARMLVRDRLTDWGLEEFAFTTELIVSELVTNAYRYAGGPVLLRLIRDGHLICEVSDTSSTSPHLRQARGTDEGGRGLFLVAQLSERWGTRYGRNRKTIWAEQPMSAYQGESGA from the coding sequence ATGCACAACACATCACCTATGTCGCTCAGCGAGAGCCCGGACGATCCGTTCTCGGTCCACCGATCCGCGTCGGCCGTGCTGGACGGCCGCGGACGGGTCGTCGCATGGAGCGAACAGGCCACCGCGCTCCTCGGGTACCGGGCCGACGAGGTGCTGGGCCGGCTCGTGCGCGAGGTCCTCGTCGACAGCGCGGACGAGGCCCTGATCGCCGAGGCGACCGCCGCGTGCCTGCGGGAACACGGTTGGTTCGGGCTGCTGCCGGTCCTTGATCGCGCGGGCCACCGCGTGTACGTGGGGTTCAGAGCCCGCAGGGTGCAACGAACGGACTCCACCGCCGAGTGGCTGCTGATCGGCTCGCTCGCCGAGGACATCGCCCAGTGGGAGATCGACCGGGCGGTGCTGGACGGCTTCTTCAGCCGGTCCCCGGTGGGCGTCGCGGTGCTCGGCCCGGACCTGCGCGTGGTGCGGGTGAACCGGGCGGTCGCGCGGTTCGGCGGACTGCCGACCGAGGCGTACCGCGGGCATCGCACCGCCGACTTCCTGCTCGGCGCGGACGCGGAACTGATCGAGGCAAGGCTCCGGCGGGTGCTGGAGACGGGCGAGCCGATGATCTTCGCCGAGCAGCCCTGCCGGTTGCTGCGGGACCCCCGGAAGGAACTCATCGTCTCCGTGTCCGCCTTCCGGATGCAGGACCCCTCGGGTCGGGTGCTGGGTGTCACCGAGATCGTCGAGGACGTCACCGACCGCCATCGGGCGCGTCGGCGACTCGCGCTGCTCAACGAGGCCGGTGCCAGGATCGGGAGCACCCTGGACGTGGCCAGGACGGCGCGCGAGCTGGCCGAGGCGGCGGTTCCCGCGCTCGCCGACGCCCTCTCGGTGGATCTGCTGGAGCCCGTGCCCCGTGGGGAGGAGCCGGCCCCCGACGCCAGGGGCCCGCTGCTGAGGATGGCGGTGCGCAGCATCCGGCCCGAGGCGCTGGAGGTGATGTATCCCGAGGGCCATCTGTTCTCCTTCCCCGAGGACACCACGCCGGCCCGCTGCCTGGCCGAGCGGCGTCCGGTCCTGGAGCCCCTCCTGGAGAGCAACCGCGGATGGTTCTCCGTGGACGCGGCACGGGCCGAGAAGGCGCTCAAGCTGGGCGTCCACTCGCTGATGGTGGTGCCGCTGGCCGCGCGCGGTGTGGTCCTCGGCGTGGTCTGCCTGTGGCGCTCGCAGCGGCCGGAGCCGTTCGAGGAGGACGACCTCACCCTGGCGGAGGAGTTCGCCGCCAGGGCCGCGGTCTGCATCGACAACGCCCGCCGCTACACCCAGCAGCACAACGCCGCCGAGGCCCTGCAGCGCAGCCTGCTGCCGAGCGAGGTGCCCGACCACCCGGCGGTCGAGACGGCCCACCGCTATCTGCCCGCGCATGCCTCCGCCGGTGTGGGCGGCGACTGGTTCGACGTCATCCCCCTGTCGGGACTGCGCGTCGCCCTGGTCGTCGGCGATGTCGTCGGCCACGGCATGCACGCCTCGGCGACCATGGGCCGGCTGCGCGCCGCCGTGCACACGCTGGCCCACCTCGACCTGGCCCCGGACGAGGTCCTCGCCCGGCTCGACGACCTGGTGGACCAGTTGGCCACCGAACAGCGGCAGACCGATGGCCACACACCCCAGATCGTGGGCGCGACCTGCCTGTACGCGATCTACGATCCGGTCTCCCGGCACTGCGCCCTGGCCCGCGCGGGACACCCGCCGCCGACCGTGCTGGGCCCGGACGGCCGGGTGTGCCCGATCGACGTTCCCGCCGGACCGCCCCTCGGCCTGGGCGGGTTGCCGTTCGAGACGGCGGAGGTCGAACTGGACGAGGGCAGCCTGATCGCCCTGTACAGCGACGGTCTCCTCCTGGCCGACCGGCGCGACATCGACCAGGGACTGGCCCTGCTCCGCTCCACGCTGGCCGGTCCGTTCCCTTCGCTTGAGCACACCTGCAAGGCGGTGGAGGACGCGATGCTGCCCGACCGGCCCGCCGATGACGTCACGCTGCTGCTGGGCCGGACCCGGGTGCTGGCGGCGGAGAACGTGGCCACCTGGCAGCTGTCGACCGAGCCCACCGCGGCCGGCCGGGCCCGGATGCTGGTGCGGGACCGGCTGACCGACTGGGGGCTGGAGGAGTTCGCGTTCACCACCGAACTGATCGTGAGCGAACTGGTCACGAACGCCTACCGGTACGCCGGTGGTCCGGTGCTGCTACGGCTGATCAGGGACGGCCATCTCATCTGCGAGGTCTCCGACACCAGCAGCACCTCTCCCCATCTGCGCCAGGCCCGCGGCACCGACGAGGGCGGACGTGGCCTGTTCCTGGTGGCCCAGCTGTCCGAGCGGTGGGGCACGCGCTACGGCCGCAACCGCAAGACCATCTGGGCCGAGCAACCGATGTCCGCGTATCAGGGCGAGTCAGGTGCCTGA
- a CDS encoding PP2C family protein-serine/threonine phosphatase, with protein MTGQSLRSELRPPSVRGWVWWLPLAAVVVDVAAELIVRGREPVSFMLIAVPPLAAATRGPRGTALSAVVCLGLQMWMAARRPGHFDEQHHVAVYIATTLIGIASIALARQRERTRQHLIRANSVAEAMQRILLRPVPRRLGPVRAAGFYEAGEGGTLVGGDLYDVCETPFGVRAIIGDVRGKGLDAVQTVAAVLGSFRVSAHEWQSLSALAERLELSIARNSPAGDDGDPELFVTALVLEFPPGGGEVRIVDRGHPAPLVVGLQGARRLVTAPGLPLGLGGLAPDGDDTTVHLLGPSDVLVLHTDGVSEARNADGVFYPVLERLGERFCGERALDPEAVVSFVRTDAERWSAQSDDDDRAVLALTLGAVAPP; from the coding sequence GTGACCGGTCAGAGTCTTCGCTCGGAGCTGCGGCCGCCCTCCGTGCGCGGGTGGGTGTGGTGGCTGCCGCTGGCCGCAGTCGTCGTCGACGTGGCCGCCGAACTGATCGTCAGGGGCCGCGAACCGGTGAGCTTCATGCTCATCGCGGTACCGCCGCTGGCCGCCGCGACACGCGGCCCGCGCGGCACCGCGCTGTCCGCGGTGGTGTGCCTGGGGCTGCAGATGTGGATGGCCGCCCGGCGCCCCGGCCACTTCGACGAGCAGCACCATGTCGCCGTCTACATCGCGACGACCCTCATCGGCATCGCCAGTATCGCGCTGGCCAGGCAGCGGGAGCGGACCCGGCAGCATCTCATCCGGGCCAACTCGGTCGCCGAGGCCATGCAGCGGATCCTGCTGCGTCCGGTACCGCGCAGGCTCGGCCCGGTACGCGCCGCCGGGTTCTACGAGGCCGGGGAGGGCGGCACGCTCGTCGGCGGGGATCTGTACGACGTCTGCGAGACGCCCTTCGGGGTGCGGGCCATCATCGGCGACGTCCGCGGCAAGGGGCTGGACGCCGTCCAGACGGTCGCGGCGGTGCTGGGCAGCTTCCGGGTCTCGGCCCACGAGTGGCAGAGCCTGAGCGCTCTGGCCGAGCGGCTGGAGCTCAGCATCGCCCGCAACAGCCCGGCCGGAGACGACGGCGACCCCGAGTTGTTCGTGACCGCACTGGTGCTGGAGTTCCCGCCGGGCGGCGGCGAGGTGCGGATCGTCGACCGCGGTCACCCCGCGCCGCTGGTGGTCGGCCTGCAGGGCGCCCGACGACTGGTCACGGCACCCGGACTGCCCCTGGGACTGGGCGGGCTGGCGCCGGACGGAGACGACACGACGGTGCACCTGCTCGGACCTTCGGACGTGCTCGTCCTGCACACGGACGGGGTCAGCGAGGCCCGCAACGCGGACGGCGTCTTCTACCCGGTCCTGGAGCGGCTCGGCGAACGGTTCTGCGGCGAGCGCGCACTCGATCCGGAGGCGGTCGTGTCGTTCGTACGGACCGACGCGGAACGCTGGTCGGCCCAGTCCGACGACGACGACCGGGCCGTCCTGGCCCTCACCCTGGGGGCCGTGGCGCCCCCGTGA